The genomic interval GTCCAGGAACACCCGGATCACCCGGTGGGTCTCAGGGGGAGCCACTGGAATGCTAAACtcacatatttattattatttttattactaatgGAGTTGCAGCAGTTAATGTCAGTGGCAAGTGAAAGAAATTTCTCCATATTTTTCAATCTCCAGGCTCAGATGGACGGCCCGGTGTTTCCGGTCTGAAGGGAGAGCGTGGAGTGGATGGCCGGCCGGGTATTCCGGGTCTTCCCGGACTTCCAGGTGGCGCATCTTATCCCATCCCAGGTCCACCCGGATTTCCCGGCAGCAAAGGACTCATCGGACCACTAGGTGAGGAACAATGTTACCTTCATCTACACAAGATCTCCAAATCACTGCCAAGGACTCTGatggttttttattttcctttaagtgAAGTTTTTCTCTAGGTCAACTTTTCAGGTGGAattgaaatttttcagaaaaagttcTGATTTGGTCTCAGCTAACGTTTTCACCTCTCATCCCCTCCAGTCTCCCCAGTGTCCGTCCGTCCTTCTCGTTTCCCATCGTATTCCCTTTGCATCCTTCATCAGACGGCATGTTATTGTCTGGTGGATTGAAGTTCCCCGTTTCACCCAACAAATCGTTTGTTTTTGTATCTCTCCTtgttccatttttgtttttttgtttacccCCTCTACCATCCTTTCCTGTTCTACAtgcaccaccaccatcacctCCATGCATCCTCTCCATCTCTCCACCTTTTACTTCTTGGTGCTGGGTCATTCGATCTAGGCTGCCCAGGTGAGACACTCTCtccccatccatccattatccatctttttttaaatttatttatttatttttttgactgtcCTCTCCATCCTTTGCTTTAATTGTCCGCATGCTTCTGCTGCTTACGCCTTAAACCCTAAAAACCGCCTGCAGGCCATTTATCACCACGCGGCAAACAAATGTCCATCTGCACAAACTAGGAAGTCTGTTCTTGGGGATGTTTGTTTCAGTCGAAAATTACCAAAGAAGTCGTTTTACTCAAGCTAATTTAGCAGTTTCTCAAAGGACGAGTAGTCGTCTCGACTACCGACCTCTTAATTTAGAAAGACTTGTTATTTTCAGCACATCTAAACTCATGGCAATTTTAGCTTAGTCTGACATCTACTAACGTTGCATTGCAGATGTGCTGAAAAAcgagttctgtttttttaaacacttaacTTTAGCTGTTAGAGGGGCAGTTCAGTCACTACTGGAGACCCCAGGTGGCGGAGCCGCGCTAATACAGGCTGGAACTGCACTCAGAGACGGTTCAAGTACGTAACCACCACAGATGCACTGATTCCGTTTATCGGGGATTTGCACGATATTTTAGAAGCGTCTAATTTGCCAGTTGAGAGCTTTTGTTGTCACCATAAtggatgaattaaaacaaatggtTAAGAAGTTCGAAACGACACGTGTTTGAGGaattttgttgctgaaatttgcaAGAGTTTCCTTTTATAGCAGAGAGGCAGAATCAGCTACCAATCCAAAACAAGAAAGATAATTATGTAAATGGCGAACCACGAGCGAAATGCgtatttttgaccttttttgtcAAGGACGTTGCCAAAATCCTCGCTGCAAATACGCATCAAATTTGTTGACCAAAGTTCCATTGAACCAAAGCTACCCAGGcgggtttttagccttgattttaAGCcaactctgtgtttttctggacgtttgttccagatttgcgCTGCGtggaagctgaatgctgcttctctgtgtttctgtttctggggATGcggagcagaccagaaccagaatgaAATCCACTTTGAGTTGTATCTAACATTTTTCCGttcacaaaaatcaaaatttttcatTGAAAATCTCCTCCCAATAAACGACAGAGAGCGTTCACGCGTCACCTCCGTTTGCTGCAGGGGCCAAATTTGTAACATTGCTACAATTTGTGGCCAAAAAGAACTATTCCAGACAGCCTCTGGGCGCACATCAGAATAAATGCTTCCCTCAAAGCTAGCGACGCTGTATGCTAAAGACTCATTGCTGCTAGCAAGAAACGGCCTGTTTTGTTACATTGTGCTCACGAATTGGAACAAGATTAAGAGTCTGATTCCAACTTCCTGCTGGGGAATTGGTGCATCTGTGTAAATTGCGCACTTGTTCCTATAACTGCTTAACCACTGGAAACCTCTGGATACCTCTGGTATCCAAATGAAGCGCATCCTGCTTATGTCTCTGTAATGTTGTGCAGCTGGGGCAAAATGTAGactgtaaaaaccaaaacaaaaaacaatgtaagaaataaattacattgttTCCTGCAGTCTGCCACGCAGTCAGCCAGTGTTGGGTATTGTTGAGTTGAtttctgctgtattttctttgtaaacttAATTCATTGGAGGTAAGTTGATGTATTCTGAAGAAGgtaagtttttatttacttttgttccACATCTAAATAAGTTGCATATTAAGTTTTTAATGATCTATTTGGATTCCAAGAAGTTGAGCCCGGCCTAATCCGTTCTCATCCCCACCCCTCCGCCTTCGTCAGGTAACCGCGGTCGAAAAGGCGAACGAGGAGATCCGGGACCCCCGGGCCCCGCTGGAATGAAAGGAACCCCGGGATTCCCTGGTGTAAACGGAGGAACGGGTCCGAGGGGACCCCCTGGACCGCCAGGCCCGGGAACCATTCCCGGAAGACCCGGAACGATGGGAACAAAGGGTAGGGAGGACAGGATCCGCTTACCGGTCCATTCCTCACTTGCGCGGCCCGTATCTGTAAAAAGGTTCTGTCTAATCCGCAGGTGAAAGAGGACTCCTGGGACTGCCGGGCTTCCCCGGGCGACCGGGTCGTCTCGGAAGTCCAGGATTTTCCGGTGAGAAAGGGTTTCCCGGAGACCGTGGGAGAGATGGGTTTCCCGGCAGTCCTGGACGGTTTGGACTGAAAGGTGAACATCAGAGGGATGGGGATGAAATCATACAAAGGATCACCTCAATCGACAGAGAGCggtaaaaataaccaaacacGTTCCTTTACCCTCCACAGGTGACGGAGGAAACCGCGGCCCCCCTGGTCCTCCGGGCCCCTCTCCTTTTGTGCAGAAAGGCCCTCCAGGGGCCACCGGAGCCCCCGGCTTTCAGGGCTTTACTGGATCTAGAggtagggaaaaaaaacaactgttcaTTTCCTTCAAATACCCAAGAACGTCTTCCTACTTCAGAAGACTTCATGAAACTCTCTTGCCTAAATTAAATCTCCGTTATATTTTAATAGAAGTGGGTAGAGGAGCCAAAGATTTTAGTCCAGTAAGATCAGCACTACTTCAGTCTGGCTGTTTCCACAGAGCaaaccagagcagaaaacacacaaaatccgATTTTCTGTGGTCCGATAAACTCATGGTGTGAAGGAATAGATTGTTTGTAGTTTGAAAAGGGAACTCTTTTGAATGAGTGTATGAATATGTGGTGAGTTTAGGAAACGGTTTCAACgctgagaaaatgtatttgccaGTTTTTGTTTAAGCTGACTGAGTTTAAATGCCATCCCTCCTCGTTGTGATTCCAGGTAGCAAGGGTCTCCCAGGCCTGGCTGGTCGTCCGGGTTCTCCGGGACGTCCCGGCTCCCCCGTGGACAGCAAAGGCCAGCCTGGACCGCCGGGTTACTCCGGGCGGACCGGCCCGCAGGGCTCCCCTGGAGCAAAGGGGGAAAGAGGAATCATGGGATTCCCGGGCATGACGGGACCGAGGGTGAGGAAAAACAGTTCTGTTCCTCCTGTAAGCGTCCAGCACGGTCAGGGTGTTGGGGCTGAAGTTCTCATCGCTGCTTCTTCAGGGTGACGACGGCTTGCCGGGATTTCCTGGAAATCCTGGAGATTTCGGTCGCCCCGGAGCAAAAGGTGAGCGGCGACTTTTCTTCAATCCACGCGTCAGTTCTTGCTCATGAAAACGGTAAATAATCAGGACGCGCCGCTGGTTAATCAGGTCCACCTGGAGAGACGTTTGCCTATCCCGGAGCACCGGGAGTGAAAGGCCAGCCTGGTGATTTGGGTTTTACAGGTAAGATTTGATTTTCCACTGTAAGGTTGGGCTGGGCACATTTTCTATGTGTGAAGATTTCATTTGGGGTTTCCACAGTTCACAGGGATTTCAACACGCCCCACAGAccaccattttgttttacaagcaTAATTTACAGCTTGTGTTGATTTTGACTTTGGATTTAACTCCCAGAGGGAATGACTTgagtttttagaaaatattttctgtcatttttaatttgttttaaaggaaagaaagtgagggaaaaataatctgaaattgATATGGAACAACAatatgagattattttttttcttatgccaCATTGACCAGCTCTAACACTGGAAAGTTGTAACATAGAATTTCCTAACACACCTGGATATCAGCTGAAAATACCTGCTTACATTTTACTGTCATATTCTTACATCGTAATACTTGTAACATTCTAAAGACATGTTGGACAAATATCAAAAAAGAAATTCGTGTAGcaatacaaaataaagtctCTGAACCGCTCAATAACAACAAACGGACccgttattattttattttaatcttgtatatttttttgaatgtacaatttttttttttcagttatgaATGTTTTGTAGTCAGACAATGTtatagttacatttttttttttttttttaaataaaattcttcgTCAAAGGCTcgaaattaaaaagacaaataaaacgttataaataaatatataaaaaaaataaaagtggcaAAACGATTGTAATATACCCAAAATCAAACCCAGACTAATTTGAAAGTGATCATTAAAATAGTAGAGGTAGAAAAATCCTCAAagcataaataacatttaaaaatagaaaaataaaaaaacttaaaatgtaatGTATATTCATGTCATGGCTGTTTTGTAGCTTCAAGCTATAAAATTCTGAGTctcctaatttttttatttaggaactgagttttttttacaaaacttaaACGGATCACATTTCATTCAAACGTCATACAGTAAAAGAAACATCTTCATATTTGTCCTTTTAAGTTCTGCTGACGGAGCAGCTGAGTTAGGTTTCAATAAATCAAGAAAGTCTCCCAGTAAACCATGACCTAACATTTGTCCAGGCTCTCAGGGCATCGACGGTTTCCGTGGCGACAGAGGCTCTCCGGGACGCCAAGGTTCCGTTGGACAGAAGGGGATTCCCGGTGACACGGGGCGTCGCGGAACGATGGGTGAGACACGAACCCCGAAGACGAAGCTGATGAGAGATGACGCGATGTACTTTGTCCGTTGGATGACGGTAGCTATGTTGCCACTCATTCTCCTGTAGGTCCACCTGGGTACCCGGGGTCGCAGGGTCAGCCCGGAGTTTCTGGGAGGCGAGGACCAGACGGGTTCCCGGGCCCGCCCGGAGGTCCGGGTGGCTTCGGTTTTAAAGGTAACGTGAAAGCGTAACGTCAGTTTTACGATGCGGCCGTTTCAGTAGACGCTCTCACGATGCGTTCTTCACAGGTTTGCCTGGAGCGCCGGGGCTGGACGGGCTCAATGGCCTCGCCGGTCCAAAAGGCCCACCTGGAATCCCAGGCAAGAACACACAAACTCCCACTTTAGCTAGACTATTACATCCAAGCTGCAAAACATCTTTGACCCTCCAGACCTTCCCTTAACtcacaaccaaaacatttaatatagaGAAAGATTTCATGGTTAAATCTCCATTGACCGACTCAAAACTCAACTCAAATACCAAGAAATACTAAAATGATGCTTATCATCCAGATAAGCGTTTCAATAAATTGGAATGTCaatcaaaacagtaaaaacgCTTGTTTAGGCTCAATACAGTCAGACTCGGTTCCATGCACAGACTTTTCCCTCCACAAAAACATCAGGCAGTCACCGGTTTGAGAACAAACATTACGTTTTATTGAGTGACATCATCAAAAATATCTGTATGCATCGTATAAGTTGGTCAGTGTTCCACTGATTACGGTTCAAAGGCATCAGGGCGAGTCTCTTTCTTCTGAGCTCAATGACCATGATCGACATCCAGGATACTGTCCCCAatagctacacacacacacacacacacacacacacacataatgagGAGGATCCTCTCACATCAGTGGGAACTTGAGTGGGTGGAGATAATTCCCAGTTACAACGAGATCAGAGCGGCACCATGCTGACGGCATGGTGCACTTCCTTAATTTactgcttttctctctttctaccaaaaactggatcaCAAAAGTCTCCAGTCTGATGCTTTCGTCTCAACcggcaccttttttttttttttgaaggacagttttgtttaccgaaacttcatgattcattttatttgtagtttctgttggtttgtttatttattttggatatttaaaatccGGACCCagagttaaatgttcattaggaTTTAAAGATTATTGATCTTTCAGAATGTTTAGTTGCGTTATATTGTCATTACGATTATATTaactcaaaataacaatattacaGTTTATCGCGATAAAGTCTGGGACAGTTTATCATTCGGCAAAATTTATCATTACAGGCATAAATatagttcttttttctttttttttttttttgtttatcacatTTTACTTGATGTGATTGCgactatgtttttatttcccgTTAACTATTTATGTGATGGAGCAAAATGCACCAAAATCTTACAGGAATATTGAATTAACAGGTGAAGCTCTGCAAATCAGCAGTCAAACTGCTAAACGCAGCGCTTTGCAGACGTGACACACCATCCGTTTCCGTCCAGGTACAGCGATAGGGGCTATCCCAGGCCGCCGCGGTCCGCCGGGACAGAAAGGAGAGAGAGGTCTTTCCTACCCTGGACAACTAGGCTACCCTGGACCAAAAGGACAGAGAGGAGATTCGGGTGAGTTtcagatcagaaaaaaatccaaaaggcAATGAAAAGTAAGACAAAGTATGAACGCTGGCTTTCGTTTTGGACGTCAGGAACTTTTGGAGCTCCAGGGTTCCCTGGACAACCCGGACCTCCTGGTACGAGTGCTTCAGCAAACGTCCCGGGGCCTTTGGGAGACCCCGGACTTCCTGGATTGGATGGAGAATATGGTAAAACCCAGCTTCTTAATCTAGTCGCCTTGCTCTCTATGCTTAATCTCGTGACGTTCTTTCTTCCATTCCCAGGTTTCCAGGGCCCTACCGGTCCTCCTGGGCCACCGGGTCCGGGCACAGCACAGGGAGACACAGGAGACCCGGGGCTCCCAGGGTTCCCTGGAGCCCCCGGCCAGAAGGGAGAACCAGGATATCGCGGAGACCCCGGATTCTCCGGCTTCCCTGGCTTAAAAGGTGAAGAGAGGCTGGAAGCTGCTGCCCGCTCCTTCCAGTACAACCGCATTTGTCGTCTTTCCTCCAACAAAACACAGCCTTTAATCTTGAAGCAAGCGGTTTTGCTTTTCAGGAGCTCAGGGTGACATCGGACAAGGCGGTGCTCCGGGTGTGAAAGGACTGCCCGGCGATCCCGGATTCTTCGGATTCAAAGGGCCTCAAGGATCACGGGGTGAGAGCGGGAAAACCGTTCAGTTCCTGATGATGTTCCCCTCTCTCATATTTGTCGTCCCTTCATTCGTTTTGCTCTCCCTCCCTTCTTCTTTTCAGGGCGACCTGGGCGTAAGGGTTCTCCCGGAATCCCATTGCCGAACATACCGATACCTGGACCTCTTGGAGAGGTTGGTTACCCCGGCTACAACGGGCCACCCGGTGGTGCCGGAGAGCCCGGCCAGCCTGGTCTCAACGGACGTTCAGGTCAGTGGCAGCCAGACAGagttaaataatttctttgttgtttgctCCAAATCTTTAACACGTTACCCAGATGAAGTGCCCGATTGTTGTCTTCAACCAGCGGCGGACACGTTTCGGCTAACCCACTAACAGCTCAGTTAATTTTTCGTTTAGCTCTTTTGCTAACTTTGTAAAGCGCATTTAGCTTCTCCTAAATGGAATTGTCCAGATGATTTGTAAAGCGCTAATTTACTTGGCCGCTTTGTGAACTTTCAATTGATGCAGTGCAGCACACGGCGTTTATTCTGTACCCATAATGCATCGCTGCAAAACTCCCAGTAACATAACATTACATACTTTGATGTGAGTAATGACACATTTGGATCTGGGAGCTTCATATGCTCTGTTGCAGGACATGTTGTGTCATTGACATAACATTGGTGTCAACTTTAGTTGAGGTTGATGTGCTTATTGAGTTTGTGTAGCATTTTGGTGTTAGCACAGCTAATATTTGGGGTCAATGCTTTAGAGTTAGCATAGCTAACATTTTAGCTGGTGGTGCCCATCACCGATCTccacaactttgtgtttgtacatCTTAACCAAATGAAATATAATTTCCCTTCTTGTTAACTTTTGAAAGTTGCACCATTTTAGTGTCAGCAGAGCTAACAGAGCTGCCATTTTAGCTAGTAGTGCTCATCTGTTTTCCACttgtgtttttgtacattttaagcAAATGAAATATAATTTCCCGCTCGTTAACTTTCGAGAGACACTAGATTACCTTTTAGCATCTGAACGTTTagaccaggggtcaccaaactctttcctggagggccggcatccagcacgttttagttctctccctggtggcaccaacaaccttttcagcaggtcaatgttcttcttaggccttctaacgagccgtcatctgattcaggtgcgttaaaccaaggagagaactaaaacatgcaggaggccggccctccaggaccgagtttggggacccctggtttagaCAGTTCGTATTCAGAGTACAGTGGCCCGCTAAGGTTTTTGTACTTCttgcttttcatatttttgcctCTTACAGCCACCAGCCTCAGTTTATTCCAATGGGATTTTACGTGACAGAACAGCATAAAGTTGTACACTGGAAAGTGCTGCATGCATTTCCGCCTTTAGTTACACCTGGAAATCTTTTGATGTCTTTACCAACTTTACACTtcttgagataaaaaaataaaaaataaaaaattcttccTCATTTTGTTTACGATAGCTCTCTTGATTTGGACAGAGAGCTGCTTTTAACATGAAAGTCTTGCCACAGACTTTATGTTGTATTTAGcttctggactttgattgggaTTCACCCAGAATGGCCCCTGTATTCATCTTTTCTCTTcatctctgaccagcttcctgtccctgctgaagggAGACAGTCTCACAGCATCTGGCCTCTATGCGTCACCCCGGCTGTGGTGTGTGCAGTCACTGCTTTCCTCCACACATCATTTTCTTGTGTCTTTGTTCTCATTTACCACATGTGTGCTGTGTCCCCCACACCAACTCCGGCAGACTTTCAGCAGGACCTTTTATCGCCTCGTGTCTGTTACTCTGACATTAAGGCCAGACTTGTGGAAAGCCTGACTATTAttgatgcaaatatttttgcgtGACACTGTAATTGAGTATTTGTGGCAAAATTGAGGAACTGAATCACCATTTAAAAGGAATCTGAAAATATGTGCTTTTGTTGTGAATGGTAATTATCCCTCTGCCGCAGGTCCGAAGGGTCGTCCCGGCGCCGGGGGTGAGCTCGGCAGGACCGGATTGCCCGGTGTTTCTGGGCCGGTTGGGGATCGGGGCTTCCCTGGCTTCCCAGGGATCACTGGAGATCAGGgtcagcttgtttgtttttgttacaacATTGAGATTGACTTATAGACTTGCTAAATACAATTTAACACCCgttttctaaaaattaaatttttttttcttgatatgATTTGCTGTTTCATTGAGAGGCCTACAATAAAAACACGAAAGACTCAAATGCAGCAAAACGTGATGAAATTATATCTaatgccaaaataaataaaactgacaagGCAAAACATGAAATGTCTCTCAAGTTGAAATGGATTCCAAATTACAGTAATTTTGAGAGcgatatatatgtatatacatatatatactttttcttttgcagcatCTTTCGTAAACATTTCTTGACTCTCTTCACATATCAAAAACAAGGTTACATGTGCATAAAGAGAAACCCTCGCTACCATCTGGTCACGTTTCTCTCTCTTAGGTTTTCCCGGAGCCATCGGTCCTCCCGGTATTCCCGGCGGCGTCGGCCGCAGCATCGGCGTCGGCTACACTCTGGTGAAGCACAGCCAGACCACCGATGTTCCCATGTGTCCCCAAGGCATGGCCCAACTGTGGGAAGGATACAGCCTGCTGTACGTGGAGGGACAGGAGAAGGCACACAACCAAGACCTTGGTGTGTAAAGACTCGATTTCTCACTAAAGCTTTGCAGCTCAACTATAAACTCCTCTTCATTCATGTTCCTAAAGATTAAATATTGTGAGGTTTTAAAACCTGAATGATCTCTGGATCTTGTTTCAAACATGCCAAGTGGCATTGCAACGAATCTCGATTCTTCTGGACTGGTGTGTTGATGCGGCAGTTTTTGTAGCCACCAGCCTGTTCACTTTGTGGGGCCTCTCCACGCCTCTCCAGGTCAGCCGGGTTCGTGCCTCCCCAGGTTCAACACCGTCCCCTTCCTCTACTGCAACCCATCCGAGACCTGCTACTACGCGAGCCGCAACGACAAATCCTTCTGGCTCTCCACGACCGCGCCCATCCCCATGATGCCCGTGGCCGAGGAGCAGATCCGGCCTTACATCAGCAGGTGCTGTTCTCCACCAGAGCTCACGTGTGATTCAACCGACGTCTGACATTTATCAAGCCATTCaccttgttttgtgtgttttgtccGAACCGTCCAGGTGTTCAGTGTGCGAGGCTCCGTCTCAGGCGGTGGCGGTCCACAGTCAGGACCTAACCATCCCTACCTGCCCACCCGGCTGGAGGAGTCTTTGGATCGGATATTCCTTCCTCATGGTAGGTCATTATCTGTAGACCAAAGATGATTGAAAAACTTACCTCCAAAGGTTCTCCAGAGGACATGAGGTGACCTTGAGATTTCTGGTACATCAGTATAACCTCCAGCTGAAGGAGGACTTCTTTCCTAATCAGAAAATCTTcttgaataatttaaagaagGGATAGGGAAATTTGGTGCAATTATTGAGGTTAAGATCCATCCATACATTCCCTAATTGCTTGTAGGCTGGGTAGACTCTGATATCATCAACATCTAAAGCTTCAGGCTGAATGTCAGAGGCTAAAAGTTTTCAGCTAGTTTTGCTTATAGCTGTCCTTTCCTTTCTCCCGCCACAGCACACAGCAGCCGGCGCTGAGGGCGGCGGTCAGTCCCTGATGTCGCCCGGCTCTTGCCTGGAAGACTTCCGATCTACCCCGTTCATCGAGTGCAACGGCGCCAGGGGCACCTGCCACTACTTCGCCAACAAGTACAGCTTCTGGCTCACCACAGTCGATCCCCGGCTGCAGTTCGGCGCGCCGACGCAGCAAGAGACCCTGAAGGGCGGTCAGGAACGCTTCAGGGTCAGCCGCTGCCAAGTCTGCAGCAAGATCTTGTAGCTGTCGAACAGAGcagagagggggggaaaaaaaccccgcCAGGACTAGCACTGGATGGAGAACAAGAACATGCTTCATCCATCTTGAAAGGATGAAGCcgtcttttccattttgtcccCTTTAGGAGCCGCAGGCTCACCGACGAAAGACGCTGGAGGGTGGGTGTGGTTAGAAAAGAGCCGCGGAGGCGATTTCTCCCCTCTGGATTTACACTGACAATGGTGctattgttgatgtttgtgtttatctgtTGTCTGAATTCACGGTAATTGGTTAGAATCATTCTCTGCTACCTCGAAGAGAGCCACCTCTCTAGCTAGCTgtgcacacactcacagaggGACGAACCCGTCAGACATCTCAGCTCAGACGTTGCTGTAATTCATAGGTGCGATAGCGAATAATTTACTCTCTCCACTGAACTGTTGGGTTTGTGCCCCATTCATAGCTGCCAGGAAGACGTGACCCACAAAAGCATGCTGGTGAGTTAGCAGGTCCTGCAAATACACAGCTGAAATGTTAGCTAGCGAGATTTGTTTGAGGGTGCGGATATTTAATATTAGAAGATTTCAGActtatttttgtattcattCATGTTCaaccaagttgttttttttcactttgtaaaacttgaaactattattttttgtttaatttgatttacaatatgacaaaaaatttcaaaattggTCATTTTCAAGGCTGGATGCCCTAAATAGAAGATCAACATTTAACAGTTATCACCATCGGATCTTCAAATTAGGTGTAATTTCTGCTTAAGGTAAATTTTATAGAACTACAACGAATGCACTGTGCAGTAGAGAACTCACTAATGCACTGAAAACTCACATGCTAACATGCTATTATGCTGCCTTGCTAACATGGTAAAGCATGCTAGCTAAATCCACGTGAACAAGACAATATCACGATCTTTacagaacaaataaagaatTGAGCGTTGAGAATGCATGGGAAGTCTTAATGATGTAGGAATGTGTATGgcattataattttataaaatgtgtaaaatccAGATTGAAATTTGATGAAAATTTCCCTTGACATTATAGGTTCTGAGTTCATTTCTTCCCTTCTTGTACAGAGAAACAATCAATAGCATatcagtttctttttgtatGTACTTAAGTATACTTatgaattttaatataaataatcaacaaacaaaaaaactcaaatgttttgtataatttaattatgttttctgaGGTCTTAATATTTCCATCTGAACCAGCTGACCTACTTATGAAATATGAGATTTGGACTCCTGATCAAACCAAAGTATCTCTAAGTGAATCCTGCtggaaggttttatttattagtcatttttttgtacaatttgtAATTACAAAGGCACAAAATACAGAATATATCAGTTAGACCACATAACATTTTTCAACagatcaaaatcattttttggtGTCAACTTGTGTTGAGCCACCGTCGTTATTTAATAAACGAGCTGAAGTATTTAAGATCGCCGTGTTCAAAATGATTTTGGTGAAAGGAATAGTCTTAAAGAAACACCATTATTTGTGAGTTATTTTCTtaattgaaacaaaagcaaatcagcactttttttcccctctgagtGACACAAACAGAGAGTCCGCAACAGTTTTAGATCAGAACAACCGACTGACGGTGCACTGATGTGAATTCAGACGGGTCACAAGCCCAGCAAAGTGGGTCAATCTCAGCTTTTCATTGTATTGTGACCAAACTGTTACTTTTATGAAGCGTCTTCGGTGTTGAGTATTTTTGACAAACGCAACGAACGCAATGCTGCTCTTTGTCTTCCAGCAGcatttccagaaacagaaaggTTTTAAGCTCTTAttagtgcttttgttttttgttttcttttttgagctCTTTctccatattaaaaaaaaaaagaaaaattgtcaaATATTTCGCTCACGTAACCACTATGACCGCTGCATCTAGAATGTGTCTCGTCTGGTAGCTCTGACATTTCACCTTTATTCTGCGGTTTTCATTagcatttgctgtttttgtaatctagattgtaattattttgtacCTGTGTCATAGTACAA from Gambusia affinis linkage group LG18, SWU_Gaff_1.0, whole genome shotgun sequence carries:
- the col4a6 gene encoding collagen alpha-6(IV) chain isoform X2 — translated: MKFLICVLTVSCVLRSTHGGGKSDEPCAGLDCSRGCKCFPEKGSRGRPGPMGEIGRPGPEGSRGGLGPTGPKGERGHIGLKGPSGDKGDKGPMGVPGFQGTDGVPGHPGQQGSRGPPGEDGCNGTMGDPGLPNYDTGAAGYPGFQGPTGPKGEKGDPVYITDNTEGPPGEPGPRGPTGPRGPTGPPGFQGPRGIDGFPGFAGPPGSQGPEGSRGDIYRGGKGDKGDVGLPGPSGSPGDRSLSGETIVTAYKGDKGDPGPKGIKGYSGIAGPPGPFGYSGEYGEKGILGYPGPRGPAGFVGPPGPSGQKGLPGPQGSPGETGIVGPKGYQGDTGFPGPPSYDSDYGSFVQGPPGDPGFSGPPGITGDRGPTGFIGPPGPPGAFRIGRQGALGSPGGTGQKGDKGNPGLPVYGPEGSQGPPGPDGPPGPPGPPGPDDGSGRPRDPCDNYPPDSPTDAPIKGRPGNQGPPGQTGYPGDSGVRGFRGDFGDCDCGGGGGGGGRVGLLGSPGPQGPRGNFGSQGRKGEPGDPGPPGFSGRPGATGREGERGVIGRKGQKGESFFPGFRVNGDRGAPGPRGPTGETGNPGRDGLLGFPGPPGPPGEGGVGTIGEKGFLGYPGAKGRYGPPGEPGFGYPGLPGRRGEKGEPGIPGFPGRPGSPGQKGGNSCGGVIDAGEGTGDRQPCVTYGEPGDKGYPGRPGRPGSQGQPGLQGFPGGRGNPGPKGEKGDPGFGGQPGPQGFPGPRGDPGDPGSPGVGYDGPRGRDGLRGLTGPKGPPGDVLGVRPGPPGPDGTLGAPGDKGPPGSPGTPGSPGSDGRPGVSGLKGERGVDGRPGIPGLPGLPGGASYPIPGPPGFPGSKGLIGPLGCPGNRGRKGERGDPGPPGPAGMKGTPGFPGVNGGTGPRGPPGPPGPGTIPGRPGTMGTKGERGLLGLPGFPGRPGRLGSPGFSGEKGFPGDRGRDGFPGSPGRFGLKGDGGNRGPPGPPGPSPFVQKGPPGATGAPGFQGFTGSRGSKGLPGLAGRPGSPGRPGSPVDSKGQPGPPGYSGRTGPQGSPGAKGERGIMGFPGMTGPRGDDGLPGFPGNPGDFGRPGAKGPPGETFAYPGAPGVKGQPGDLGFTGSQGIDGFRGDRGSPGRQGSVGQKGIPGDTGRRGTMGPPGYPGSQGQPGVSGRRGPDGFPGPPGGPGGFGFKGLPGAPGLDGLNGLAGPKGPPGIPGTAIGAIPGRRGPPGQKGERGLSYPGQLGYPGPKGQRGDSGTFGAPGFPGQPGPPGTSASANVPGPLGDPGLPGLDGEYGFQGPTGPPGPPGPGTAQGDTGDPGLPGFPGAPGQKGEPGYRGDPGFSGFPGLKGAQGDIGQGGAPGVKGLPGDPGFFGFKGPQGSRGRPGRKGSPGIPLPNIPIPGPLGEVGYPGYNGPPGGAGEPGQPGLNGRSGPKGRPGAGGELGRTGLPGVSGPVGDRGFPGFPGITGDQGFPGAIGPPGIPGGVGRSIGVGYTLVKHSQTTDVPMCPQGMAQLWEGYSLLYVEGQEKAHNQDLGQPGSCLPRFNTVPFLYCNPSETCYYASRNDKSFWLSTTAPIPMMPVAEEQIRPYISRCSVCEAPSQAVAVHSQDLTIPTCPPGWRSLWIGYSFLMHTAAGAEGGGQSLMSPGSCLEDFRSTPFIECNGARGTCHYFANKYSFWLTTVDPRLQFGAPTQQETLKGGQERFRVSRCQVCSKIL